GGTCAATTGCATTCGCGTTCGACGTGAATGCCGCATCGGGGCCATTCGTATGATGACATCCGAGCCGAGGCCCCGGAAATTTGAGATACGCCCCACGTTCGTTCACGAACCGGGAATACATGGCGCGGGCTTGACAGATAGGCGGCAAGCGATCCGTTCAGATCATTCGCTTAAAATGTCCGATGAGGAGGCGCTGTCCGCACAAGCCTCTGGTAAGAAAATTCCCAAGATAGTTTGCGATTTGAAAACAGTTGCACGTGCGGACATGTTATAGGCGACCTATGCTGCTGGCCTCTGGCACCTGGAGGTGAATCATGCGGCATTCGAACATCATCGCAGCCGGCCCGGAGCGGGATCGCGCGTTGGAAATGATGGAGCAGGTGCTGGCCATCATGGTCGCGCACCATGACGACGAAGGCGCGATCGCACTGCAGGCAATCATGGAAAGGACGATGGGCACGCACGCCGATCCGGAGCAGGACGGCGAGATATGGGATATGATCGAGACGCTGCCCCATTTCACCGAGCGCGTGCTCTATCTCCATCGGCTGAACGGCCTCACCATCAGCCAGATTGCTCGCAGGCTCGGGCTGAACCGGAAGGAGGTAGCGGAGCGGCTGTCCCTGGATTTGCAACTCGTTCGAGGCGCGCCGTAAACGCTTGGGCTTTCCGTCCGTCCTCGGTTTGGCGATGCGGCGGCACAGTCTCCTGCCGGTTTCAGAAAACCGCCATCCGCGTTCCCACTATCCGAAATCTTTTCCTGAAATCCATGTGAGGAAAGGGGAGATTGCCATCGCGACACTGGCTTACCCGGCCATTGCTCGACCAGGTTTCCAGGGGATGGCGGTCGCAAGGTAAAACCGCACGGAGATGCCGACAGCCTTTCGCGCAAGGTGGCCGCTCAGGGCGATGGCGAACATCGCGACGGCGAAC
This genomic window from Caenibius tardaugens NBRC 16725 contains:
- a CDS encoding sigma factor-like helix-turn-helix DNA-binding protein; the encoded protein is MRHSNIIAAGPERDRALEMMEQVLAIMVAHHDDEGAIALQAIMERTMGTHADPEQDGEIWDMIETLPHFTERVLYLHRLNGLTISQIARRLGLNRKEVAERLSLDLQLVRGAP